Proteins encoded by one window of Homo sapiens chromosome 6 genomic scaffold, GRCh38.p14 alternate locus group ALT_REF_LOCI_6 HSCHR6_MHC_QBL_CTG1:
- the OR2J3 gene encoding olfactory receptor 2J3 (The RefSeq protein has 2 substitutions compared to this genomic sequence), whose protein sequence is MNDDGKVNASSEGYFILVGFSNWPHLEVVIFVVVLIFYLMTLIGNLFIIILSYLDSHLHTPMYFFLSNLSFLDLCYTTSSIPQLLVNLWGPEKTISYAGCMIQLYFVLALGTTECVLLVVMSYDRYAAVCRPLHYTVLMHPRFCHLLAVASWVSGFTNSALHSSFTFWVPLCGHRQVDHFFCEVPALLRLSCVDTHVNELTLMITSSIFVLIPLILILTSYGAIVRAILRMQSTTGLQKVFGTCGAHLMAVSLFFIPAMCMYLQPPSGNSQDQGKFIALFYTVVTPSLNPLIYTLRNKVVRGAVKRLMGWE, encoded by the coding sequence ATGAATGATGATGGAAAAGTCAATGCTAGCTCTGAGGGGTACTTTATTTTAGTTGGATTTTCTAATTGGCCTCATCTGGAAGTAGTTATCTTTGTGGTTGTCTTGATCTTCTACTTGATGACACTGATAGGAAACCTGTTCATCATCATCCTGTCATACCTGGACTCCCATCTGCACACACCAATGTACTTCTTCCTTTCAAACCTCTCATTTCTGGATCTCTGCTACACCACCAGCTCTATCCCTCAGTTGCTGGTCAATCTCTGGGGCCCGGAAAAGACCATCTCTTATGCTGGTTGCATGATTCAACTTTACTTTGTTCTCGCACTGGGAACCACAGAGTGTGTCCTACTGGTGGTGATGTCCTATGACCGTTATGCAGCTGTGTGTAGACCTTTGCATTACACTGTCCTCATGCACCCTCGTTTCTGCCACCTGCTGGCTGTGGCTTCTTGGGTAAGTGGTTTTACCAACTCAGCACTtcattcctccttcaccttctgggtACCTCTGTGTGGACACCGCCAAGTAGATCACTTTTTCTGTGAAGTTCCAGCACTTCTGCGATTATCGTGTGTTGATACCCATGTCAATGAGCTGACCCTCATGATCACAAGCTCCATATTTGTTCTCATACCTCTCATCCTCATTCTCACTTCTTATGGTGCCATCGTCCGAGCTGTACTGAGGATGCAGTCAACCACTGGGCTTCAGAAAGTGTTTGGAACATGTGGAGCTCATCTTATGGCtgtatctctctttttcattCCGGCCATGTGCATATATCTCCAGCCACCATCAGGAAATTCTCAAGATCAAGGCAAGTTCATTGCCCTCTTTTATACTGTTGTCACACCTAGTCTTAACCCTCTAATCTACACCCTCAGAAACAAAGTTGTAAGAGGGGCAGTGAAGAGACTAATGGGGTGGGAATGA